Proteins from a single region of Amycolatopsis sp. CA-230715:
- a CDS encoding ATP-binding protein: MVGRTKERARFDASIRHATAGRGHALLVRGPAGIGKTSLAVDALERSVPSSATVLTARCEQQNAAAPYTAARALFAPLGLAPGSPLLAGSARHALPALAGGEYIASGSYAVQHGLYWLTVTLAGDAPVVLFVDDVQWCDDVSLRWLSFLLRRAEDLPLLVVLTRRTGVTATADEPIVEIEGMRGTEIIEIGPLSLDAVSELVAPHLGDTGELFVRTCAEETGGNPLLLRLLLDELRRAREAGEPSSVSVSEIVGSGRAVLARAVLDRCTPEARATATAIAVLGSGEVPLIGNLAGLPSRAVVAAAGVLRANGILRADGLEFVHDLIRAEVLDAIPAEEVPRLRIRAATLLSDAGVPAEDVAAHLLPLSKIEEPWMAEILREAGRSAAKRGSPGAAARYFTRVLAFDMGNLEVLVELADALALVEPAAAAGLLERALQLADGPQARAPIAVKLSAASVTAGEAGRAMEVLSSVAAELAEETDGKAAAQGIAVESALLGTGLEEKGTVGAAIASARARIAPAGDTAGERHLLAMRALAGALHGESSASVAADARRALRVDQAGLPGSAVLSAALALCLADDSATASIALDRLIGHAQRTGEAWAYCRALSSRALLRHTLGSQVEAGADAHTSFDVVRQELWGGTVVMPQIVLATVLVQRGEPDRADALLDAITHPGLERLAVSHHLFLMTRARTSAARGDLESAVRHARACGESLAECGIGSPVLAPWWLEATCALAALGRGGEGAELAELGAEQAARWGTRRAVGMGLVARGLATGGDRGIEFLTEAARLLDGTAGVEHTRAEYLLGKAFLDRDDPRAARRHFRLAMDESLRGGDRLMLEASRKALITAGGRTRAAHSLLDTLSGSERRVADLAAEGAGNRVIAESLFVTVRTVETHLTNVYRKLEVSGRTELAAVLAGRLVR, encoded by the coding sequence ATGGTCGGGCGAACAAAAGAGCGCGCCAGGTTCGACGCGAGCATCCGGCACGCGACGGCGGGCCGGGGTCACGCGCTGCTGGTACGGGGGCCTGCCGGGATCGGGAAGACGAGCCTGGCCGTTGACGCGCTCGAACGATCGGTGCCGTCGTCGGCGACGGTGCTGACGGCCCGGTGCGAGCAGCAGAACGCGGCGGCGCCGTACACCGCGGCGCGCGCCCTGTTCGCCCCGCTCGGGCTGGCGCCGGGATCGCCGCTGCTGGCGGGAAGCGCGCGGCACGCGTTGCCCGCGCTCGCGGGCGGCGAGTACATCGCGAGCGGTTCCTACGCCGTGCAGCACGGCCTCTACTGGCTGACGGTCACGCTCGCCGGGGACGCGCCCGTCGTGCTCTTCGTCGACGACGTGCAATGGTGCGACGACGTTTCCCTGCGCTGGCTGAGCTTTCTGCTGCGCCGCGCCGAGGACCTGCCGCTGCTGGTCGTGCTCACCCGCCGGACCGGCGTGACCGCGACGGCGGACGAACCGATCGTCGAGATCGAAGGCATGCGGGGGACCGAGATCATCGAGATCGGCCCGCTTTCCCTGGACGCCGTGTCTGAGCTGGTGGCGCCCCACCTCGGCGACACCGGCGAGCTGTTCGTGCGAACCTGCGCCGAGGAAACCGGCGGGAATCCCTTGCTGCTGCGCCTGTTGCTCGACGAACTGCGGCGCGCGCGAGAAGCAGGCGAGCCGTCGTCGGTGTCGGTTTCGGAGATCGTCGGCTCGGGTCGCGCGGTCCTGGCGCGCGCGGTGCTGGACCGGTGCACACCGGAGGCGCGCGCGACGGCGACCGCGATCGCGGTGCTCGGCTCCGGGGAGGTGCCGCTGATCGGCAACCTCGCGGGCCTGCCGTCGCGTGCCGTGGTCGCGGCCGCCGGAGTGCTGCGGGCGAACGGGATCCTGCGCGCGGACGGCCTCGAATTCGTGCACGACCTGATCCGCGCGGAGGTGCTCGACGCGATCCCGGCCGAGGAGGTGCCCCGGCTGCGGATCAGGGCCGCCACGTTGCTCAGCGACGCGGGCGTGCCCGCCGAAGACGTCGCGGCGCACCTGCTTCCGCTGTCGAAGATCGAGGAACCGTGGATGGCGGAGATCCTGCGGGAAGCGGGCAGGAGCGCGGCCAAACGGGGCTCACCCGGCGCCGCGGCGCGGTACTTCACCAGGGTGCTCGCGTTCGACATGGGCAACCTCGAAGTGCTCGTCGAACTCGCCGACGCGCTGGCGCTGGTGGAGCCCGCGGCCGCGGCCGGGCTGCTCGAACGGGCGCTCCAGCTCGCCGACGGCCCGCAGGCGCGCGCCCCGATCGCGGTCAAGCTGAGCGCCGCCTCGGTCACCGCGGGCGAGGCGGGCCGCGCGATGGAGGTGCTCAGCTCGGTCGCGGCGGAACTGGCGGAGGAGACCGATGGAAAGGCCGCGGCGCAGGGAATCGCCGTGGAATCGGCGCTACTGGGCACCGGGCTGGAAGAGAAGGGCACCGTGGGCGCGGCGATCGCGAGCGCGCGGGCGCGGATCGCGCCTGCCGGGGACACCGCGGGCGAGCGCCACCTGCTGGCGATGCGCGCACTGGCCGGGGCGCTGCACGGCGAGTCGTCGGCCTCGGTCGCCGCCGACGCCCGCCGTGCGCTGCGGGTCGACCAGGCCGGGCTGCCGGGGTCCGCGGTGCTTTCGGCGGCGTTGGCGCTGTGCCTCGCCGACGACAGCGCGACCGCGTCGATCGCGCTGGACCGGTTGATCGGCCACGCGCAGCGGACCGGTGAGGCGTGGGCGTACTGCCGCGCGCTGAGCTCGCGCGCGTTGCTGCGGCACACGCTGGGCAGCCAGGTGGAGGCCGGGGCCGACGCGCACACCTCGTTCGACGTGGTCCGCCAGGAGCTGTGGGGCGGCACGGTGGTGATGCCGCAGATCGTGCTGGCGACGGTGCTGGTGCAGCGCGGCGAACCGGACCGCGCCGACGCCCTGCTCGACGCGATCACCCATCCCGGTCTGGAGCGGCTCGCGGTGTCGCACCACCTGTTCCTGATGACCCGCGCGCGCACGAGCGCGGCGCGGGGCGATCTGGAGTCCGCGGTGCGGCACGCCCGTGCCTGCGGCGAGAGCCTGGCGGAGTGCGGGATCGGCAGCCCGGTACTGGCGCCGTGGTGGCTGGAGGCCACGTGCGCGCTGGCCGCGCTCGGCCGCGGCGGCGAAGGCGCCGAGCTGGCCGAACTCGGCGCGGAACAGGCGGCGCGGTGGGGCACCCGGCGCGCGGTCGGGATGGGGCTGGTGGCCAGGGGGCTGGCCACGGGCGGCGATCGCGGGATCGAGTTCCTCACCGAGGCCGCGCGCCTGCTCGACGGCACCGCGGGTGTGGAGCACACCAGGGCGGAGTACTTGCTGGGCAAGGCTTTCCTCGACCGCGACGACCCGAGGGCGGCGCGAAGACACTTCCGGCTGGCGATGGACGAAAGCCTTCGCGGCGGGGACCGGCTGATGCTGGAAGCCTCGCGGAAGGCGCTCATCACCGCGGGCGGGCGGACACGCGCCGCGCACTCGCTCCTCGACACGCTCAGCGGCAGCGAACGCCGCGTCGCCGACCTCGCCGCGGAAGGCGCGGGCAACCGCGTCATCGCGGAGTCCCTGTTCGTCACCGTGCGGACGGTGGAAACCCATCTCACGAACGTCTACCGCAAGCTCGAGGTCTCCGGTCGCACCGAACTCGCTGCCGTGCTCGCCGGGAGGCTGGTCCGATGA
- a CDS encoding 2-hydroxychromene-2-carboxylate isomerase — MAKSVRARWYFSLRSPYSWLCYRDLLATDPGVLDLVEWVPAWEPGERLRAQLVERGVEMPWMPMSRAKHFYILQDVRRLSKDRGLPMTWPIDSAPNWDVAHVGYLAAARAGEARAYVDRVYAARWERGEDISDPAVIGEVGREIGLGAELVSQAHQDEELLAQGLDLLEDAARDGLFGVPLFTVGREKFWGVDRLDRFVSALRARVPVPAPSPTAAEYERMEFPELVNAVSDAGHAGGCG, encoded by the coding sequence ATGGCCAAAAGCGTGCGAGCGCGGTGGTACTTTTCGCTGCGCAGTCCCTATTCCTGGCTCTGCTATCGTGATCTGCTGGCCACCGACCCCGGCGTTCTCGATCTCGTCGAATGGGTGCCCGCGTGGGAACCGGGTGAACGGTTGCGCGCCCAGTTGGTGGAACGCGGCGTCGAAATGCCGTGGATGCCGATGTCCAGGGCGAAGCACTTCTACATCCTGCAGGACGTGCGACGGCTCTCGAAGGACCGAGGGCTGCCCATGACGTGGCCGATCGACAGCGCGCCGAACTGGGACGTCGCCCATGTCGGCTACCTCGCGGCGGCACGCGCGGGCGAGGCGCGCGCCTACGTCGACCGGGTCTACGCGGCTCGCTGGGAGCGTGGCGAGGACATCTCCGACCCGGCGGTGATCGGCGAGGTGGGGCGCGAGATCGGGCTCGGCGCCGAGCTGGTTTCCCAGGCGCACCAGGACGAGGAGCTGCTGGCGCAGGGGCTCGATCTGCTCGAGGACGCGGCGAGGGACGGGCTGTTCGGGGTGCCGTTGTTCACCGTCGGCAGGGAGAAGTTCTGGGGCGTCGACCGGCTCGACCGGTTCGTCTCCGCGCTGCGCGCGCGAGTGCCGGTGCCCGCTCCGTCGCCCACTGCCGCCGAGTACGAGCGAATGGAGTTCCCGGAGCTGGTGAACGCGGTTTCCGATGCCGGTCACGCCGGTGGGTGCGGCTGA
- the fabG gene encoding 3-oxoacyl-[acyl-carrier-protein] reductase → MTEHARVALVSGGSRGIGRAVALRLAADGWDVSFCYRSDAEAATEVEKLVCEQGVRALPAKVDVANAGEVADWIGRTEEEFGAIGAVVTSAGITRDQPLALMSDDQWQDVVHTNLDGVFHVCRPAVFAMMKRKAGCVVNLSSVSGVYGNPTQTNYSASKAGIIGFTRALAKEVGRYGIRANAVAPGIIDTEMTQAMTEAARAKMLKSIPLRRFGAADEVADLVSFLTSERAAYITGSVLQIDGGITV, encoded by the coding sequence ATGACTGAGCACGCACGGGTGGCGCTGGTCAGCGGCGGGTCCCGCGGGATCGGCCGCGCCGTCGCGCTCCGGCTGGCCGCCGACGGGTGGGACGTCAGCTTCTGCTACCGGTCGGACGCCGAGGCGGCGACCGAGGTGGAGAAGCTGGTGTGCGAGCAGGGCGTGCGCGCGCTGCCCGCGAAGGTGGACGTCGCGAACGCGGGTGAGGTGGCCGACTGGATCGGGCGGACCGAGGAGGAGTTCGGCGCGATCGGGGCCGTGGTCACCTCGGCGGGCATCACGCGCGACCAGCCGCTCGCGTTGATGTCCGACGACCAGTGGCAGGATGTGGTCCACACCAATCTGGACGGCGTCTTCCACGTGTGCCGCCCTGCGGTGTTCGCGATGATGAAGCGCAAGGCGGGCTGCGTGGTGAACCTGTCCTCGGTCTCGGGGGTGTACGGCAATCCGACGCAGACGAACTACTCGGCGTCGAAGGCCGGGATCATCGGGTTCACGCGCGCGCTGGCCAAGGAGGTCGGCCGGTACGGGATCAGGGCGAACGCGGTGGCGCCGGGCATCATCGACACCGAGATGACGCAGGCCATGACCGAGGCGGCGCGGGCGAAGATGCTGAAGTCGATCCCGCTGCGCCGGTTCGGGGCCGCGGACGAGGTCGCCGACCTGGTCTCGTTCCTCACCTCCGAGCGGGCCGCCTACATCACCGGGTCCGTGCTCCAGATCGACGGCGGGATCACCGTCTGA
- a CDS encoding 3-hydroxyacyl-ACP dehydratase FabZ family protein, translated as MTTADLLPHRYPMLLVDRVLDLVDGQEVTAVKAVSVNEPWYARAGSDGFAYPQLLLVESFAQTAGILGTTVGLGGTSETGLVTLIGSVSGARFHRDVFPGDVVTHRVRVEKVLADAAVVSGESEANGAPVLTVAQMVLAFRPESELAPGGESP; from the coding sequence GTGACCACGGCCGATCTGCTCCCGCACCGGTACCCGATGCTGCTGGTGGACCGGGTACTCGACCTGGTCGACGGCCAGGAGGTCACCGCGGTCAAAGCCGTCTCGGTGAACGAGCCGTGGTACGCGCGGGCCGGTTCGGACGGATTCGCCTACCCGCAACTGCTCCTGGTCGAGTCCTTCGCACAGACGGCGGGGATCCTCGGCACGACCGTCGGGCTCGGGGGCACGTCCGAGACGGGGCTGGTGACGTTGATCGGCTCGGTCAGCGGCGCCCGGTTCCACCGCGACGTGTTCCCCGGCGACGTGGTGACCCATCGCGTCCGCGTCGAGAAGGTACTGGCCGACGCGGCCGTGGTGTCCGGGGAGAGCGAGGCGAACGGGGCGCCGGTGCTCACCGTGGCGCAGATGGTCCTCGCGTTCCGGCCGGAGTCCGAACTCGCCCCCGGCGGCGAATCCCCCTGA
- a CDS encoding 3-hydroxyacyl-ACP dehydratase FabZ family protein: protein MSRVSPVRGAIEVVEPASFSDGAWRSAARFAVGELEPVFAGHYPGFPIFPGVCVVECAHRGVLATKPAEITGLRFMSLGSARFVSAVLPGDVLDIALEWRREDEGVRVAAKVVTGRGKAASARLHYTEEST from the coding sequence GTGAGCCGGGTGAGCCCGGTCCGCGGTGCGATCGAGGTGGTCGAGCCCGCGTCCTTTTCGGACGGTGCATGGCGTTCGGCGGCGAGGTTCGCCGTCGGTGAGCTGGAGCCGGTGTTCGCGGGGCACTACCCGGGTTTCCCGATTTTCCCCGGGGTGTGCGTGGTGGAGTGCGCGCACCGCGGTGTGCTGGCGACGAAGCCGGCGGAGATCACCGGGCTCAGGTTCATGTCGCTGGGTTCGGCGCGGTTCGTTTCCGCCGTGCTGCCGGGGGACGTGCTGGACATCGCGCTCGAATGGCGCCGGGAGGACGAAGGCGTGCGGGTGGCGGCGAAGGTCGTCACCGGGCGCGGGAAGGCGGCGTCGGCCCGGCTCCACTACACGGAGGAAAGCACGTGA
- a CDS encoding beta-ketoacyl synthase N-terminal-like domain-containing protein, producing the protein MPATGPVITAWAAVSPFGTDRKNFLDGMAAGRPAASTTNPEEGVVPGEHGYVVPNFAIREILGRKGTRMMDRVAALTITAVGQIFDAGEPGNAPEGTGLVLGTTTGSIWGAMDFTRTSMQAELPYHVEPGRMPGGVMNCAAGHCAIWYQLTGPNTTLANGRPSGLIALRYVRRLLARGRTNTALVGSVEEYSLDRSWLEYNGRDGAPGPLGEGACLFLLENPGSVSPDRTPLAELCSVSSRVYPEGDPRGSMQACVLDALTEAGVEASEVSIVAPSGFTGEAGEYESEVLDGLFGRVRPQWVDVAGLIGDTGAVSSSFQVAAALGLAGDRPGVAVVTSVDADGTIACAVFRLFGVQT; encoded by the coding sequence ATGCCCGCAACGGGTCCGGTGATCACGGCTTGGGCCGCGGTGTCGCCGTTCGGCACCGACCGAAAGAACTTCCTCGACGGCATGGCGGCGGGCCGTCCGGCGGCGAGCACGACCAACCCCGAGGAGGGCGTCGTCCCGGGTGAGCACGGGTACGTCGTGCCGAACTTCGCGATCAGGGAAATACTGGGGCGCAAGGGAACCAGGATGATGGACCGCGTCGCCGCGCTCACCATCACCGCGGTGGGCCAGATCTTCGACGCGGGGGAGCCAGGCAACGCGCCGGAGGGGACCGGGCTGGTGCTCGGGACCACCACCGGCAGCATCTGGGGCGCGATGGACTTCACGCGCACGTCGATGCAGGCGGAGCTGCCTTATCACGTCGAGCCGGGCCGGATGCCCGGTGGCGTGATGAACTGCGCCGCGGGGCACTGCGCGATCTGGTACCAGCTCACCGGGCCGAACACGACGCTGGCCAACGGGCGCCCGTCCGGGCTGATCGCGTTGCGGTACGTGCGCAGGCTGCTGGCCCGCGGGCGGACGAACACCGCGCTCGTCGGTTCGGTGGAGGAGTACTCGCTGGACCGGTCGTGGCTGGAGTACAACGGCCGCGACGGCGCGCCGGGTCCGCTCGGGGAGGGTGCCTGCCTGTTCCTGCTGGAGAACCCGGGTTCGGTGTCCCCGGACCGGACCCCGTTGGCGGAGCTGTGCTCGGTGTCGTCGCGGGTGTACCCCGAGGGCGACCCGCGCGGGTCGATGCAGGCGTGCGTGCTCGACGCGCTCACCGAAGCCGGTGTGGAGGCGTCGGAGGTGTCCATTGTGGCGCCGTCGGGTTTCACCGGTGAGGCGGGCGAGTACGAGAGCGAGGTGCTCGACGGCCTGTTCGGGCGGGTTCGTCCGCAGTGGGTGGACGTGGCGGGCCTGATCGGCGACACCGGCGCGGTTTCGTCGTCGTTCCAGGTGGCCGCGGCGCTCGGGCTCGCCGGTGATCGGCCCGGCGTCGCGGTGGTGACCTCGGTGGACGCCGACGGGACGATCGCGTGCGCGGTGTTCCGGCTCTTCGGGGTCCAGACGTGA
- a CDS encoding beta-ketoacyl-[acyl-carrier-protein] synthase family protein: MTHRVVLTGLGAVSSIGMGVTEFTAGLLAGRSGAKDITSFDTTGFDFARGCEVPDFDPKDWIGKVPIDTIGKATQFAVAGARMAINDAGVDLDWLRSRRGLVSIGTTDGESNELDKMVGVELESGRAAVSATAARKIPATRLSLAIAREFGLVDVEATTIGTACAAGNYAVGYGFDVVRAGEVDFALCGGADAICRKTFTGFYRLGTIAPDNCRPFDKDRKGILHGEGAGVLLLETLESAQARGARIYAEVLGYGLNCDAHHQVAPNQDGVAKCMRLALDNAGLDPSQVDLISAHGTGTKANDVTECGAIHDVYGSAPPRTVSLKSMLGHTMGAASALAAIASALAIRNGFVFPTINHVETDPECAIDCVPNEAIAADLNVVQNNGMAFGGNNASVILGKYPVAA; the protein is encoded by the coding sequence ATGACACATCGGGTGGTCCTCACCGGACTCGGCGCCGTGTCCAGTATCGGGATGGGGGTGACCGAGTTCACCGCCGGCCTGCTGGCAGGGCGCAGCGGGGCCAAGGACATCACTTCGTTCGACACCACCGGGTTCGACTTCGCACGAGGGTGTGAGGTGCCCGATTTCGATCCGAAGGACTGGATCGGGAAGGTGCCGATCGACACGATCGGCAAGGCCACGCAGTTCGCGGTGGCCGGTGCGCGGATGGCGATCAACGACGCGGGCGTCGACCTCGACTGGCTGCGCTCCCGGCGGGGGCTGGTGTCCATCGGCACCACCGACGGCGAGTCGAACGAGCTGGACAAGATGGTCGGGGTCGAACTCGAATCGGGGCGCGCCGCGGTCAGCGCGACCGCGGCGCGCAAGATCCCGGCGACGCGGCTCTCGCTCGCGATCGCGCGGGAGTTCGGGCTCGTCGATGTCGAGGCGACCACGATCGGCACGGCGTGCGCGGCGGGAAACTACGCCGTGGGCTACGGCTTCGACGTCGTGCGGGCGGGCGAGGTGGACTTCGCGCTGTGCGGTGGCGCGGACGCGATCTGCCGCAAGACGTTCACCGGGTTCTACCGGCTCGGCACGATCGCGCCGGACAACTGCCGCCCGTTCGACAAGGACCGCAAGGGGATCCTGCACGGCGAGGGCGCTGGCGTGCTGTTGCTGGAGACGCTCGAATCGGCGCAGGCCCGTGGTGCGCGGATCTACGCGGAGGTGCTCGGGTACGGGCTCAACTGCGACGCGCACCACCAGGTCGCGCCGAACCAGGACGGCGTGGCGAAGTGCATGCGGCTCGCGCTCGACAACGCGGGGCTCGATCCGTCCCAAGTGGACCTGATCTCGGCGCACGGCACCGGGACCAAGGCCAACGACGTGACCGAGTGCGGCGCCATCCACGACGTGTACGGGTCGGCGCCGCCGCGCACGGTGTCGCTGAAGTCGATGCTCGGGCACACGATGGGCGCGGCGAGCGCGCTCGCCGCGATCGCCAGCGCGCTGGCGATCCGCAACGGGTTCGTGTTCCCGACCATCAACCACGTCGAGACCGATCCGGAGTGCGCGATCGACTGCGTGCCGAACGAGGCGATCGCGGCGGACCTGAACGTGGTGCAGAACAACGGGATGGCGTTCGGCGGCAACAACGCGAGCGTGATCCTCGGCAAGTACCCGGTAGCGGCCTGA
- a CDS encoding acyl carrier protein, which yields MTVETASKLARIKEIVCDILEIEEDEMTETSHFVEDHEADSLLAIEILAGMEKEFKVTIEQSELPRMVTLKGVYEVVAENAGW from the coding sequence ATGACCGTCGAAACCGCATCGAAGCTGGCCAGGATCAAGGAGATCGTCTGCGACATCCTCGAGATCGAAGAGGACGAGATGACCGAGACGAGCCACTTCGTCGAGGACCACGAGGCCGACTCGCTGCTGGCGATCGAGATCCTCGCGGGGATGGAGAAGGAGTTCAAGGTCACCATCGAGCAGTCCGAGCTGCCGCGCATGGTGACGCTGAAGGGCGTTTACGAGGTCGTGGCCGAGAACGCGGGCTGGTGA
- a CDS encoding MbtH family protein, whose protein sequence is MTNPFDDEAGTFHVVVNAEGQHALWPAFAELPDGWTTAHGPDSRAACLAYVEENWRDLRPASLIAKNLK, encoded by the coding sequence GTGACCAATCCCTTCGACGACGAAGCGGGCACGTTCCACGTCGTCGTCAACGCCGAAGGACAGCACGCGCTGTGGCCCGCGTTCGCGGAGCTGCCGGACGGCTGGACGACCGCGCACGGACCGGATTCGCGCGCGGCGTGCCTCGCCTACGTCGAGGAGAACTGGCGGGACCTGCGTCCCGCGAGCCTCATCGCGAAGAACCTGAAGTAA